One region of Intestinimonas massiliensis (ex Afouda et al. 2020) genomic DNA includes:
- a CDS encoding GldG family protein yields the protein MNKLKNLLSSGNSERNRQATKGGSYSLAVTAVVLAILVVVNIFVSALPTHLTRYDISSSQLYSITSNTKAVVNALEQDVSIYWIVQSGAEDPVIENLLDKYQSLSDHIAVVKKNPDVYPAFAEQYTDEVVQNNSLVVECGDKHRYIGIDDIYLGEINIYSGTYNASDFDGEGAITSAIDYVTSEEYPQVYILEGHGEAELPASFAEQIEKENMETNTLSLLTVDEIPEEADCIVIYAPESDLSVEEKDMLADYVAGGGKLLVMAGAVKEGILENLYSLLGDYGVTANEGIVVDNDRKHYAFGVPYVLMPDMASSHITDPLIEENYYAIMPISLGLTVDGSTSKGTVTQLLTTSYNSFSKSFSKLAGDSFSTYEREEGDIEGPFSVAVSIDDNSGGQIHWFTSDEFLNERYNAYSSGANMDMAINALSDLIGESEAMAIRSKSLNYNYLTISDSTSSLLKVLMIGVFPLTYLGVGICVILNRKKVQHETV from the coding sequence ATGAATAAACTGAAAAACCTCCTATCCTCCGGAAACAGCGAGCGAAACCGTCAAGCAACGAAAGGCGGCTCGTACTCTCTGGCTGTCACCGCCGTAGTGCTGGCCATCCTGGTAGTCGTCAATATCTTTGTGTCCGCCCTTCCCACCCATCTGACCAGATACGATATCAGTTCCTCTCAGCTCTATTCCATTACCAGCAATACCAAGGCGGTGGTCAACGCCCTGGAGCAGGATGTGAGCATCTATTGGATCGTCCAGTCCGGCGCAGAGGATCCGGTCATCGAAAATCTGCTGGACAAATACCAGAGCCTGTCCGACCACATTGCAGTGGTGAAAAAGAATCCAGACGTGTATCCCGCCTTTGCCGAGCAGTACACCGATGAGGTGGTCCAGAACAACAGCCTGGTCGTAGAGTGCGGTGACAAGCATCGCTATATCGGCATTGATGACATCTATCTGGGTGAAATCAACATTTACTCCGGCACCTACAATGCCTCTGACTTCGACGGTGAAGGCGCTATTACTTCCGCCATTGACTATGTGACCAGCGAGGAATACCCCCAGGTCTATATTCTGGAGGGTCATGGTGAGGCGGAGCTGCCCGCGTCTTTTGCCGAGCAGATTGAAAAGGAAAACATGGAGACCAACACATTGTCCCTGCTGACGGTAGATGAGATCCCCGAGGAGGCCGACTGTATCGTGATCTATGCCCCTGAAAGCGATCTCTCCGTGGAAGAAAAAGACATGCTGGCTGACTATGTGGCAGGCGGCGGCAAACTGCTGGTGATGGCAGGCGCTGTGAAGGAAGGGATTCTGGAAAACCTGTACAGCCTGCTGGGTGATTATGGCGTTACCGCCAATGAGGGCATCGTAGTGGATAATGACCGGAAACACTATGCGTTCGGCGTCCCTTATGTGTTGATGCCTGATATGGCCAGTAGCCACATCACCGATCCTCTGATCGAAGAAAACTATTACGCTATCATGCCCATTTCCCTGGGCCTGACCGTGGATGGAAGCACCAGTAAGGGAACTGTTACGCAACTGCTTACGACCTCGTACAATTCTTTCAGCAAATCTTTCAGCAAACTGGCCGGAGATAGCTTTTCCACCTATGAGCGGGAGGAGGGTGACATTGAAGGTCCCTTCTCCGTGGCCGTTTCCATTGATGATAACAGCGGTGGCCAGATTCACTGGTTCACCTCGGACGAATTTCTGAACGAAAGGTATAATGCCTATTCCTCCGGTGCCAACATGGACATGGCTATAAACGCCCTGTCAGACCTGATCGGCGAGAGCGAGGCCATGGCCATCCGCAGCAAATCCCTCAATTACAACTATCTGACCATCAGCGATTCCACCTCCTCCTTGCTGAAGGTCCTGATGATCGGTGTGTTCCCGCTGACCTATCTGGGTGTGGGCATCTGCGTCATTCTAAATCGAAAGAAGGTGCAACATGAAACGGTCTAA